The following nucleotide sequence is from Brachyspira suanatina.
GATGAAATTCCGTTTGACTATGAAGCTATACAAGAAGAAACAAATGAAATTCAAGCATCTCATAAAGAAAAACAATTTCTTTTAGACAGATCAATATATATAAGAAAAAGTCAAATAAAATCATCTAAGTCAAGAAATATGGCAGAGCTTATAAAAGAATATTGTAATATAGATATAAAAAATAAAACAGTATATTCACAGTCTACATTTATATTAAATGGTAAAGTACTTAATAATGATGAAAAAAAAATATATTTATTTTTATATAATAAAGATGATATAGATTCAATAAATATTAATTATTATGCATCAAGAGGGAGAATAGTATATGATATTTTAAGTAAGAAGTATTCTAAATCTGAAGAGCTTTTATATACAAAATTATCAAGAGATGTTAAGATTGAGTCGGATAAAACTATTAAATATGTGAAAACTCAAACCAATGAAAGTAAATCTTCTGGTAAAATGAATTTGCTTGAATATAATATAAAAAATCAGAATAATAGTTCATTAAATTTTAATTTGGATACTTCAGGTGAGGAAAGAGGATTCAGCGGTAAAAAAAGTAAAACAGCAGATTTCAGATCTTATGTAAATGGGAATGTTAATTTTAAAGTAAATCCAGTGAAACAAATAAGTTTGACTGGTAAATATTTTGTTAATATGCAGACAGATATTGCTATGCTCAACAAAGGTTATACAAATAATATAAAAAATCAAAATCTTTATCAAGGAGGAAATATAGGACTTTCTATAAAGCCTCATGATATAGTTACATTAGAGGCTTTGTATTTCATAAGTTCAAAAAAAGATTTACTTACAAATAATAATCAATATCTTACAACTCAAGGAAGTAAAACTAGTATAATATTTAATATACCAATAAAAGATATTAGTTCAACTATAAGAATAAAAGGTAATTATTCATATTTAGTTGGTAAGAATTTATATAATGTAAGTGTAAATAATAATGATTTGCCGGGACTTCCAAGGCATCAGTTTAATACATCTTTGGAATATATATATAGCCGAAATAAGGATTTTGAATCAAGCATACTTTTTAATGTACAATATATAGGAGATCAATATAATAATACAACAAAATCTGAAGTTGATAAGGCTTATACTACATTTGATATTATAAGTTCATTTGTATTTAACAAAGATATATCATTAAAATTTGGTGTAAAGAATGTATTAGATGTTAAGTATGAAACTATTAAAGGTTATCCTATATCAAGCAGAGAATATTTTGTAAATGTTTCTGCAAAATTACGATAATAATTAAGTTATGTAATCTATTAAAAAACAATTATGGAAATATTATGAAAAAAACATTTCTTATTATCGATGCATTCGGTATACTTTACAGATACCATTTTATTTTTTTGAAAAGACCTCTTTTAAACTCTAAGGGGCAGAATGTTTCATCTATTAATGGTTTTATGAGAACTTATTTCTCACTTATAAATACATATCCTGCTGAATA
It contains:
- a CDS encoding TonB-dependent receptor domain-containing protein is translated as MTALLMILLYFFLSFPIYAEDEIPFDYEAIQEETNEIQASHKEKQFLLDRSIYIRKSQIKSSKSRNMAELIKEYCNIDIKNKTVYSQSTFILNGKVLNNDEKKIYLFLYNKDDIDSININYYASRGRIVYDILSKKYSKSEELLYTKLSRDVKIESDKTIKYVKTQTNESKSSGKMNLLEYNIKNQNNSSLNFNLDTSGEERGFSGKKSKTADFRSYVNGNVNFKVNPVKQISLTGKYFVNMQTDIAMLNKGYTNNIKNQNLYQGGNIGLSIKPHDIVTLEALYFISSKKDLLTNNNQYLTTQGSKTSIIFNIPIKDISSTIRIKGNYSYLVGKNLYNVSVNNNDLPGLPRHQFNTSLEYIYSRNKDFESSILFNVQYIGDQYNNTTKSEVDKAYTTFDIISSFVFNKDISLKFGVKNVLDVKYETIKGYPISSREYFVNVSAKLR